GCGGAGGTCCATTACCGACAGGGGTGGTTGGCACATCATATAAATGCGATACGGGATTTGAGCAATCAACGTCAAAGCCATGATCCAGCCGATTCGGTTCTGTTGAAAAGATGCTGCCAGGTTTCCATCTGCCAGAGCGATAAAGCTTCTGGTGAGACCACAGCCCGGGCAGCTGACGCCAAAGATGGCACGAGAGCCACACAGTTCGGGGATAGGCAGTTGAGGAAACCAACTGACTTCCACCTTCCCGGTGTCCAGTGTGCTCATGCTGAACGCCGCCAAGATGAC
This window of the Gimesia fumaroli genome carries:
- a CDS encoding DUF2752 domain-containing protein, giving the protein MTQKNQLPDELDETHEEIDEEYLQARIRVFRKRQRVMLGFSIFVILAAFSMSTLDTGKVEVSWFPQLPIPELCGSRAIFGVSCPGCGLTRSFIALADGNLAASFQQNRIGWIMALTLIAQIPYRIYMMCQPPLSVMDLRWPKWFGTLLIAILIGNWLSKALI